DNA from Pseudomonas putida:
CGCGTTACCAATGATGATCGGGGCCGACGAGGCCCCGATCCAGGGGGTTCAGGTGATATCGGCCTTTTCAGGCTCGTCCAGCCCCATGGCGTGCAGGCGGGCATAATGGCCATTGGCCTGGAGCAGCTCGGCATGGGTGCCGCGCTCCACCAGACGTCCCTGGTCCATGACCAGGATCAGGTCGGCCTTCTCGATGGTCGACAGACGGTGAGCGATCACCAAGGTGGTGCGGCCTTCCATCACGTGGTCCAACGCCGCCTGGATATGCCGCTCGGATTCGGTGTCCAGCGCCGAGGTTGCCTCGTCGAGGATCAGCAGCGGCGCGTTCTTGAGCAGCGCGCGGGCGATCGCCAGGCGCTGGCGCTGACCGCCGGAGAGCAGCACGCCATTCTCGCCGACCTCGGTGTCGAAACCCTTGGGCAGTTGGTCAACGAAATCCTTGGCGTAGGCATCGGCGGCCGCGGCCTCGATCGCCTCACGCGGCGCGCCGGCCAGGTCACCATAGGCGACGTTGTTGGCGACAGTGTCGTTGAACAGGGTGACATGCTGAGTCACCTGGGACACATGCCGGCGCAGGTTGCGCAGGCGGTACTGCTCGATTTCCACGCCATCGAGCAGGATCTGTCCTTGATCATGGTGGTAGAAGCGAGGAATCAGCGCCGCCAACGTGGACTTGCCGCTGCCGGAGCGCCCCACCAGGGCGATCATCTGCCCAGGCTCGGCGGTGAAGCTGATATCGCTCAGTACCTGGCGCTCGGTCCCTGGGTAGGTGAAGCTGAGGTTGCGCACCTCCAGACGGCCTTCGACCTTGTCCTTCTCCACGGTACCGGTGTCCACCTCGGGCTTCTCGTCCAGTTGCTCGAAGATACTCTCGGCGCCGGCCAAGCCCTTCTGAATGGTCGAGCTGACTTCCGAAAGCTGGCGAATCGGCTTGGGCAGCAGGCCTGCGGCGGTGATGTAGGCCACCAGATCACCGGCCGAGGCATCGCCGCGCAGGAACAGCACCAGGAACATCAGCGCGGCCATGGCGCTGTAGATCACCAGTTGCAGCATCGGCGTATACAACGCACCGGTCTTGGTCATGCGCAGTTGCTTGTCGGTGTTGCTCTGGCTGGCGTTGCTGAAGCGGCGCTGCTCGTAGGCCTCGCCGCCGAAGCTGCGGACCACGCGATAACCTTGGATGGTCTCGGAGGCCACATGGGTGACATCACCCATGGCCACCTGGATCTTCTTGCTCTGCTTGCGAAACTTCTTGCTGGCGGTGCTGACCATCAGGGCGATGACCGGCAGGATGGCAACCATCACCAACGTCAGCTTCCAGTTCATCCACAGCAGGTAGGCGAACAGGAACACCACGGTCAAGCCTTCACGGATCACTACCTTGATCGCGTCGGTGGCGGCGCCGGTGACCATGGTCACGTTGAAGGTGATGCGGGAAATCAGGTGACCGGAGTTGTGGCTATCGAAGTAGCGGTTCGGCAGCACCAACAGTTTGTTGAACAACTCCACCCGTAGGTCATGCACCAGCCCCAGGGATACCTTGGCCAGGTAAAAGTTGCCCAGGAACGAGCCCAGGCCCTGCCAGGCAGCGATCAAGATGATCAGCAACGGCACGGCCTGCAGCAGCTGCATGTCTTTGAGGTAGGGGACGTCGGGGAACAGGACCGCCTGCGGATCGCTCAATCCATCGACGAAATACTTGAGAATCCCCGCCAGCATGGGCTGGGTGGAGGCGAAGATCACGAAACCCACGATACTCAGCAAGAAAATGCCGATATAGGGTTTGACGTAGCTCAGCAGCCGGAAGTAGATCTTCAGGCTGGAGGTTTGCTCCGCCGGTAGCGGTGTTTCGGCCATCATCGAGCTCGCTGTTCAGGTTGAACCGGAAATTTTAACACAGGGTTTGTCCGGGGCACGCTTCAGGGGCA
Protein-coding regions in this window:
- the msbA gene encoding lipid A export permease/ATP-binding protein MsbA, which gives rise to MAETPLPAEQTSSLKIYFRLLSYVKPYIGIFLLSIVGFVIFASTQPMLAGILKYFVDGLSDPQAVLFPDVPYLKDMQLLQAVPLLIILIAAWQGLGSFLGNFYLAKVSLGLVHDLRVELFNKLLVLPNRYFDSHNSGHLISRITFNVTMVTGAATDAIKVVIREGLTVVFLFAYLLWMNWKLTLVMVAILPVIALMVSTASKKFRKQSKKIQVAMGDVTHVASETIQGYRVVRSFGGEAYEQRRFSNASQSNTDKQLRMTKTGALYTPMLQLVIYSAMAALMFLVLFLRGDASAGDLVAYITAAGLLPKPIRQLSEVSSTIQKGLAGAESIFEQLDEKPEVDTGTVEKDKVEGRLEVRNLSFTYPGTERQVLSDISFTAEPGQMIALVGRSGSGKSTLAALIPRFYHHDQGQILLDGVEIEQYRLRNLRRHVSQVTQHVTLFNDTVANNVAYGDLAGAPREAIEAAAADAYAKDFVDQLPKGFDTEVGENGVLLSGGQRQRLAIARALLKNAPLLILDEATSALDTESERHIQAALDHVMEGRTTLVIAHRLSTIEKADLILVMDQGRLVERGTHAELLQANGHYARLHAMGLDEPEKADIT